From Saprospiraceae bacterium, one genomic window encodes:
- a CDS encoding ATP-dependent DNA helicase RecQ — translation MYTSEKIHEALDYFFGFDGFKGSQEAIIKSVLNERDTFVIMPTGGGKSLCYQLPALMLPGTAIIISPLIALMKNQVDSIRGYGQTDEVAHFLNSSLNRGEIKQVKEDITKAKTKLLYVAPETLQKDETIEFLSSVDLSFVAVDEAHCISEWGHDFRPDYRRIRDMINAINKHIPIIALTATATPKVQTDIVKSLEMKDPDIYLESFNRSNLYYEVRPKISKEQTIKQIIQILKGFKGQSAIIYVQARKTTEDLAQILQVNGLSASPYHAGMDSKARTQVQDDFLMEQIDVIVATIAFGMGIDKPDVRVVIHYDIPKSLENYYQETGRGGRDGMTGECYAFFANADLTRLEKFLRDKPASEREMGAQLLDEVEAYVESSVCRRKFVLHYFGEEFEEDRCKKMCDNCRHPKPKIEIKEELVLALNTILSLNQNFTIKPLTEFLCGINTKDILDYELDRHELFGQGKDRGNLFWYSLFRQAILMGYIIKDIETYGILKISDQGLEYLKKPKKVQITINHDYSDTSSIEEDIAPTQGVALDPALFATLKEIRLEVARKHKVKPWVVFFDPSLEDMATQYPISMEDLCKISGVNRGKAERYGQPFIDYIKKYVEENEIERPDDFQIKQVADKSKYKVEIIKCIDKKMPLEDIARNVQMNMEDLMEELNIIVSSGTRLNIGYYIKDNIDETICDEIYDYFATADSDSAEDAYKELREEDITFEEIRLVRLQYLSEMVN, via the coding sequence ATGTATACTTCAGAGAAAATACACGAAGCATTAGATTACTTTTTTGGATTTGATGGGTTCAAGGGTAGCCAGGAGGCTATCATTAAGTCCGTTTTAAACGAAAGGGACACTTTTGTGATTATGCCGACAGGCGGTGGCAAATCACTTTGTTATCAATTGCCGGCTTTAATGTTACCAGGTACTGCGATCATCATATCTCCATTGATTGCATTGATGAAAAATCAAGTGGACTCCATTAGAGGATATGGGCAAACAGACGAGGTGGCTCATTTTTTGAACTCATCTCTCAATCGAGGGGAGATTAAACAGGTCAAGGAGGATATTACAAAAGCAAAGACAAAATTACTTTACGTGGCTCCTGAGACTCTTCAAAAAGATGAGACCATTGAATTTTTAAGTTCGGTAGATCTAAGTTTTGTAGCAGTTGATGAAGCCCATTGCATTTCAGAATGGGGCCATGACTTCAGACCAGATTACCGGAGGATCAGAGACATGATCAACGCCATTAACAAACACATTCCGATCATCGCGCTTACTGCGACGGCGACGCCTAAAGTTCAAACAGATATTGTTAAGAGTTTGGAGATGAAGGATCCGGACATTTATCTGGAATCTTTCAACAGATCCAATTTGTATTATGAGGTCAGACCTAAAATATCCAAAGAACAAACGATCAAGCAGATCATTCAAATCCTAAAAGGCTTCAAGGGACAGTCTGCGATTATTTATGTACAAGCAAGGAAAACGACGGAAGACCTGGCTCAAATTCTTCAAGTCAATGGATTGAGTGCTTCACCGTATCATGCTGGTATGGATTCCAAAGCAAGAACACAGGTCCAGGATGATTTTTTGATGGAGCAGATTGATGTCATTGTTGCAACTATCGCGTTTGGAATGGGAATTGACAAACCAGACGTTCGCGTGGTGATCCATTACGATATTCCCAAATCATTGGAAAACTATTATCAGGAAACTGGTAGGGGAGGACGTGATGGAATGACAGGAGAATGTTATGCATTTTTTGCAAATGCTGATCTCACCAGACTAGAGAAGTTTCTTAGGGATAAACCTGCATCAGAAAGGGAAATGGGTGCTCAACTTTTGGACGAAGTGGAAGCTTATGTCGAAAGTTCTGTCTGTCGCAGAAAATTTGTGCTGCATTATTTTGGAGAAGAATTTGAGGAAGACCGGTGCAAAAAAATGTGCGACAATTGCAGACATCCTAAACCCAAAATAGAAATTAAGGAAGAATTGGTACTAGCCCTTAACACGATCCTTTCTCTCAATCAGAATTTTACCATCAAACCTCTGACAGAATTTTTGTGTGGAATTAATACCAAGGATATTCTTGATTATGAGTTGGACAGACATGAACTATTTGGTCAGGGTAAGGATCGTGGTAATTTGTTCTGGTATTCACTTTTCCGCCAGGCTATCTTGATGGGTTATATTATCAAAGACATTGAGACCTATGGGATATTGAAAATTAGTGACCAAGGTTTGGAATATCTTAAAAAACCCAAGAAAGTACAAATCACCATTAACCACGATTACAGCGATACGAGCTCAATCGAAGAAGACATTGCCCCGACACAGGGTGTTGCCTTAGACCCGGCATTGTTTGCTACCTTAAAGGAGATTCGTTTGGAAGTCGCCAGAAAACACAAGGTAAAACCATGGGTGGTATTTTTTGATCCTTCTCTGGAAGATATGGCCACTCAATATCCGATTTCTATGGAAGACTTGTGCAAGATATCAGGAGTCAACCGAGGAAAAGCCGAACGCTACGGTCAGCCATTTATTGATTACATTAAAAAGTATGTAGAAGAAAATGAAATTGAACGTCCAGATGATTTTCAAATTAAACAGGTTGCTGATAAATCAAAATACAAGGTAGAGATCATAAAGTGCATTGATAAGAAAATGCCATTAGAGGACATTGCGCGCAATGTACAAATGAATATGGAAGATCTGATGGAAGAATTAAATATCATTGTGAGTTCAGGGACACGCCTCAACATCGGCTATTATATTAAAGACAACATAGATGAGACCATTTGCGACGAAATTTATGATTACTTTGCCACAGCAGACAGCGACTCTGCAGAGGATGCCTACAAGGAATTAAGAGAAGAGGACATTACTTTTGAAGAAATTCGCTTGGTCCGCCTTCAGTATTTATCAGAAATGGTCAATTAA
- a CDS encoding 3-dehydroquinate dehydratase, whose protein sequence is MKIASILILNGPNLNLLGSREPEKYGQQSMDDYFQYLVSEFPQFNLHYFQSNDESEIIEKIQQSKGKHQALVINPAAYTHSSIGIRDAILAIGILSIEVHLTDLNKREPFRQKSMIRDICWCSIQGFGLEGYRIAIARLLEYFHLEA, encoded by the coding sequence ATGAAAATAGCCTCCATTCTCATTCTGAATGGTCCAAACCTTAATTTATTGGGTAGTCGTGAACCAGAAAAATATGGACAGCAGAGTATGGATGATTATTTTCAATATTTGGTTTCTGAATTTCCACAGTTCAATCTGCATTATTTCCAATCGAACGATGAATCAGAAATAATTGAAAAGATCCAACAATCCAAAGGAAAGCATCAGGCACTCGTGATCAACCCTGCCGCTTATACCCACAGCTCCATAGGTATCCGTGATGCAATTCTTGCGATCGGAATCTTAAGTATTGAAGTGCATTTGACAGATCTGAACAAAAGAGAACCCTTCCGACAAAAATCGATGATAAGGGATATTTGTTGGTGTTCGATTCAGGGATTTGGTTTGGAAGGATACCGCATTGCCATTGCAAGACTACTGGAGTATTTTCATTTGGAAGCATAG
- a CDS encoding MoxR family ATPase: MSQYIDIETLNQQIAIESQFLEPLRQSHASVIVGQESMMHRLLVGLLTKGHILLEGLPGLAKTLAIKTLAASIDVKFSRIQFTPDLLPADIIGTLIYNPADHQFAIRKGPIFANLILADEINRAPAKVQSALLEAMQERQVTIGKESFKLEEPFLVLATQNPIEQEGTYPLPEAQVDRFMMKVVVGYPQMEEERQILRRNLNDQFSVEVKPVLHPDDIIKARRSVQKIYLDERIEKYILDIIFATRYPEKYQLSQLKPLITFGASPRASIFLALAAKANAFLNRRGFVIPEDVQSMTKDILRHRIGLSYEAEAEEIHQEEIISQILSKVEVP, from the coding sequence ATGTCTCAATACATTGACATAGAAACTCTTAATCAGCAGATTGCGATAGAAAGCCAATTTCTTGAACCTCTCCGCCAGTCGCACGCATCAGTCATTGTTGGCCAGGAATCTATGATGCACAGGTTGCTGGTTGGTCTTCTTACGAAGGGTCATATTTTGTTGGAAGGGCTTCCGGGATTGGCCAAAACTTTGGCCATTAAAACCTTGGCGGCCTCCATTGATGTTAAATTCAGTAGGATCCAATTTACACCGGATTTACTACCCGCAGACATCATCGGAACTTTAATCTACAATCCCGCCGATCACCAGTTTGCCATTAGGAAGGGACCCATTTTTGCCAATTTAATTTTGGCAGATGAAATCAATCGTGCTCCGGCAAAAGTTCAATCCGCACTTTTGGAAGCCATGCAGGAGCGGCAGGTGACCATTGGAAAAGAGAGTTTCAAATTAGAAGAGCCATTTCTTGTGCTCGCGACACAAAATCCCATTGAACAAGAAGGTACATACCCTTTGCCAGAAGCGCAGGTGGATCGATTTATGATGAAGGTAGTCGTCGGTTATCCCCAAATGGAAGAAGAGAGACAAATCCTCAGAAGAAATCTCAATGATCAATTTTCTGTTGAAGTCAAACCTGTCCTTCATCCTGATGATATAATAAAAGCAAGGAGATCGGTACAAAAAATTTACCTGGATGAAAGAATTGAAAAATACATTCTCGACATTATTTTCGCAACCAGGTACCCTGAAAAATACCAGTTGAGTCAACTCAAACCACTGATCACTTTCGGTGCCTCCCCCAGAGCAAGTATCTTCCTGGCACTTGCCGCCAAAGCAAATGCCTTTTTAAACAGGAGAGGATTTGTCATACCTGAAGATGTCCAATCGATGACAAAAGATATTCTTCGTCACAGGATAGGTCTCAGTTATGAAGCGGAAGCAGAAGAAATTCATCAGGAAGAAATAATTTCTCAGATCTTATCCAAAGTGGAGGTACCTTGA
- a CDS encoding phosphatase PAP2 family protein has protein sequence MKKIFNQTIFIIISIAFFAGCVADLPEYFEFTPFEYSKVDETGGNWKTVLITDVNAIQLATPAAIGSSEYNQELSALKDMSQNPSAEQIEAIQYWAGDGIVRWNEIIRAFISKYNLPPAPVDGVYGAPNAANPSAYPNFPFAHPTYACRALAYLSGAQYDAMIVSWHNKFKFNRSAHQKADSSISLRLPATDIPTYPSEGAVIAAVSRVMLTALFPLEKEWIALKVEEHKNSLMWAGKNVLSDIQAGDSLGSIIAAEFLKRASTDGMRNAQTPKPISDSIKQLAIDRFGWSWKNLETPERPVGITPLFGKVKPWFISNIETVRPGPPPAIGSEQFNIAADELKEIAKNLTQEQRAIAYKYSDGISTYSPPGHWNRIAVEDITKNKMNPIRTARVLAYLNYAVMDAGISCWDTKYFYHYPRPSQAIPNFKTLLGIPNFPAYTSGHSTFSSAAATVLSHFFPSSKARFEAIAEEAAISRLYGGIHYRFDSETGNATGKLIGDYSVNVAKVDGVE, from the coding sequence ATGAAAAAGATATTTAATCAAACTATATTTATAATAATAAGCATTGCATTTTTTGCAGGCTGTGTAGCAGACTTACCTGAATATTTTGAATTTACACCCTTCGAATATTCTAAGGTGGATGAAACTGGAGGGAACTGGAAAACAGTTCTTATTACCGATGTGAACGCCATACAACTTGCAACTCCTGCAGCGATTGGGAGTTCTGAGTACAATCAGGAATTAAGTGCCTTGAAAGACATGTCTCAAAATCCAAGTGCAGAGCAAATAGAAGCCATTCAATATTGGGCAGGTGATGGCATCGTCAGATGGAATGAAATTATCCGGGCGTTTATTTCTAAATACAATCTTCCACCTGCTCCGGTCGATGGGGTCTATGGAGCTCCCAATGCAGCAAACCCCAGTGCTTATCCAAATTTTCCATTTGCACATCCTACTTATGCTTGTCGGGCTTTGGCATATTTAAGTGGAGCCCAATATGATGCAATGATTGTCAGCTGGCACAATAAATTTAAATTCAACCGCTCGGCTCATCAAAAAGCGGATTCAAGTATTTCTTTAAGATTACCGGCAACAGATATTCCCACCTATCCTTCAGAGGGGGCCGTCATTGCGGCAGTTTCAAGGGTAATGCTTACTGCATTGTTTCCACTTGAAAAAGAATGGATTGCACTTAAAGTGGAAGAACATAAAAACAGTCTGATGTGGGCAGGAAAAAATGTATTGAGTGATATTCAAGCAGGAGATTCGCTTGGGTCCATCATTGCAGCTGAATTTTTGAAACGAGCATCAACGGATGGCATGAGGAATGCACAAACTCCAAAACCAATTTCTGATTCCATCAAACAATTGGCCATCGATCGATTTGGTTGGTCCTGGAAAAATCTTGAAACTCCGGAAAGACCCGTGGGCATCACTCCATTGTTTGGAAAAGTCAAGCCTTGGTTCATATCTAATATTGAGACTGTGAGACCCGGACCTCCCCCTGCCATTGGAAGTGAGCAATTTAATATAGCAGCTGATGAACTCAAGGAAATTGCCAAAAACCTTACCCAGGAGCAAAGAGCAATTGCTTACAAATATTCCGATGGAATAAGTACTTATTCACCCCCAGGTCACTGGAACAGGATCGCGGTGGAAGACATCACAAAAAACAAAATGAATCCAATCCGGACAGCCCGCGTGCTCGCCTATTTGAATTATGCGGTAATGGATGCGGGAATCAGTTGTTGGGATACAAAATATTTTTACCACTACCCCAGGCCATCCCAAGCCATTCCCAATTTTAAAACTTTGTTGGGAATCCCTAATTTTCCGGCATACACCAGCGGACACTCAACGTTTTCGAGCGCTGCTGCCACCGTCCTGTCTCATTTTTTCCCTTCCTCAAAGGCAAGATTTGAAGCGATCGCTGAAGAAGCAGCGATTTCCAGATTGTACGGTGGGATTCACTATCGCTTTGATTCTGAAACAGGGAATGCTACGGGTAAATTAATTGGGGATTATTCGGTCAATGTGGCAAAAGTGGATGGTGTAGAGTAA
- a CDS encoding VWA domain-containing protein, with amino-acid sequence MFKFEHSEYLLLFLLLPLISIIRYFLFKRSEMVLRKLGHNKSLSKSLISQNSFSKIQNILWYCCLGFLIFSLANPQYGIKNQKIQSGNAQIILALDASNSMLAEDIKPNRLSRAQLLIRQITESINPGKTGLISFAGDAYLQSPLTSDIATIHLLSSIIKPDQIPTQGSDLGAAIEMALKTFPEKDGFHKLLILLSDGEDHEGDALTAAKKANDLGVSIITIPIGTEEGAYVPDPKTGLKTDHTGNAIRSIPNRKLLKEIAETASGEMLEIQDTEALINGIQSRIKHILKKDLSFQLNSEFESRFQWPLSIAILFLLAILFKPHFKMNRNLAIILILYSFSFQAKSQNPAMIARKADKLYLDSSFLEAEENYRKANSIKPDFKYQYNIGNSLYHQGRINEAKEQYLKSLQNVGPHQKDESNAWYNLGNSHYHTQEYQQSVDAYKNALKKNPEDLESKINLAKALKQLKIQQQQQQQQQQQQQQQQQQQQQQQLQQQQQQQQQQEQQQQQQQQQQQQQQQQQDQHQQEGGELSQEEMEKKQAEQILKMVDQMDEKVKQKLKSNQRKKKSKDKDW; translated from the coding sequence ATGTTTAAATTTGAACATTCAGAGTATTTGTTGCTCTTTCTCCTCTTACCCTTGATCTCAATCATCCGATATTTTCTTTTCAAGAGATCTGAAATGGTGCTCAGAAAGCTTGGCCATAATAAATCACTTTCGAAAAGTCTGATTTCACAAAATTCTTTTTCAAAAATTCAAAATATCCTGTGGTACTGTTGTCTTGGATTTCTAATATTCAGTTTAGCCAATCCTCAATATGGTATAAAAAATCAAAAAATACAATCCGGAAATGCACAAATCATCCTGGCCCTTGATGCATCCAACAGCATGTTGGCAGAAGATATAAAACCAAACAGGCTTTCAAGAGCGCAGTTGCTGATCAGACAAATTACCGAGAGTATCAATCCTGGAAAGACAGGCTTAATCAGTTTTGCGGGTGATGCATATCTCCAATCCCCACTTACTTCTGATATTGCAACCATACACTTACTGAGCTCAATCATTAAGCCAGACCAAATACCCACACAGGGTTCTGATCTTGGTGCTGCGATCGAAATGGCCTTAAAAACTTTTCCGGAGAAAGATGGATTTCATAAGCTGTTGATCCTTTTATCTGACGGTGAGGACCATGAAGGGGATGCATTGACTGCCGCTAAAAAAGCAAATGATCTTGGAGTAAGTATTATTACCATCCCCATCGGAACTGAAGAGGGTGCTTATGTGCCGGACCCAAAAACAGGTCTAAAAACAGACCATACCGGCAATGCCATTCGGTCCATTCCAAATAGAAAACTTTTAAAAGAAATTGCGGAAACTGCTTCAGGAGAAATGCTCGAAATTCAAGACACAGAAGCACTCATAAATGGTATTCAAAGCAGGATTAAACACATTCTCAAAAAAGATTTAAGCTTTCAACTAAATAGTGAATTTGAGTCCAGGTTTCAATGGCCTCTGAGTATTGCCATCCTTTTTCTTTTGGCTATTTTGTTCAAACCTCATTTTAAAATGAACAGGAATTTAGCAATCATTCTTATCCTTTACAGTTTTTCTTTTCAAGCAAAATCTCAAAATCCTGCAATGATTGCCAGGAAAGCCGACAAGTTGTACCTTGATTCAAGCTTTCTGGAAGCTGAAGAAAATTATCGAAAAGCAAATAGTATAAAACCGGATTTCAAATATCAATACAATATTGGTAATAGTCTTTATCATCAAGGCAGAATAAATGAAGCAAAAGAGCAATACCTTAAAAGTTTGCAAAATGTTGGACCTCATCAGAAAGATGAGTCAAATGCCTGGTACAATCTTGGAAACAGCCACTACCACACTCAGGAATATCAACAAAGTGTAGATGCTTATAAAAATGCGCTCAAAAAAAATCCGGAAGACCTTGAGTCTAAAATAAACCTGGCAAAAGCTTTAAAACAATTAAAAATCCAGCAACAGCAGCAACAACAGCAGCAGCAGCAGCAGCAGCAACAACAACAGCAGCAACAACAGCAGCAACTACAGCAGCAACAACAGCAACAACAACAGCAAGAACAACAGCAACAACAACAGCAACAACAACAGCAACAGCAACAGCAACAGCAGGATCAACATCAGCAGGAAGGAGGAGAATTAAGCCAGGAAGAAATGGAGAAAAAGCAAGCTGAGCAAATCCTAAAGATGGTCGATCAAATGGATGAAAAAGTAAAACAAAAGTTGAAAAGCAATCAAAGAAAAAAGAAGAGCAAGGATAAAGATTGGTAA
- a CDS encoding VWA domain-containing protein, whose product MHWHHPWALLLLLLIPFLYYKSGSQKISHSYLQIPTTSFISRSNSVRIQLYRFFPWLNYLGLLFFIIALARPQYILREEKVNAEGIDIFMVMDLSSSMLSQDFEPNRLEVSKEVAVEFIQARKYDRIGIVGFAGEGFTQCPLTVDQNILINLLNELECGILEDGTAIGMGISTAVSRLKEDTLAKSKVIILITDGVNNAGEISPGLAAQLAQTFQIKIYSIGVGTKGEAYSPIGRNYQGEYVFGMAPVNIDESLLHTISSQTGGKYYRATNREQLKEIYHEIDQLEKTKIEVRTYKRYSEQYRIFVWAGIFMIGIASFIRHFLNPMMP is encoded by the coding sequence ATTCATTGGCACCATCCATGGGCACTTCTATTGTTGCTCTTAATTCCTTTTTTGTATTACAAAAGCGGCTCTCAGAAAATTAGCCATTCCTATCTCCAAATCCCAACTACATCCTTTATCAGTAGGTCAAATTCAGTGCGAATTCAATTGTACCGCTTTTTTCCCTGGCTAAATTATTTAGGTCTTTTGTTTTTTATAATCGCCCTCGCCAGACCCCAATATATTTTAAGAGAAGAAAAGGTGAATGCGGAAGGCATTGATATTTTTATGGTCATGGATCTTTCATCCAGCATGCTGTCTCAGGATTTCGAACCCAACAGACTGGAAGTGAGCAAGGAGGTAGCCGTGGAATTTATACAAGCAAGAAAATATGACAGAATCGGTATAGTAGGATTTGCCGGCGAAGGTTTTACCCAATGTCCCCTTACGGTAGATCAGAATATATTGATCAATCTGTTGAATGAATTGGAATGTGGCATTTTGGAAGATGGTACAGCCATAGGGATGGGTATATCTACTGCAGTGAGTCGATTAAAAGAGGATACCCTCGCTAAAAGCAAAGTCATTATCTTGATTACAGATGGAGTAAATAATGCCGGGGAAATATCTCCCGGGTTAGCTGCACAATTGGCTCAAACCTTCCAAATCAAAATTTATTCTATTGGAGTGGGGACCAAAGGTGAGGCTTACTCACCCATTGGCCGAAACTACCAAGGCGAATATGTGTTTGGTATGGCGCCAGTCAATATAGATGAATCATTGTTGCATACCATTTCCTCTCAAACCGGAGGAAAATATTATCGAGCCACCAATAGAGAACAACTCAAAGAAATTTATCATGAGATTGACCAATTGGAAAAAACCAAAATTGAAGTCAGAACCTATAAAAGATATTCCGAACAATACCGCATTTTCGTTTGGGCAGGTATTTTTATGATTGGAATTGCCAGTTTTATTCGTCATTTTTTAAATCCCATGATGCCGTAA
- a CDS encoding DUF58 domain-containing protein, whose protein sequence is MEVQDLLTRVKRIEIKTKSLTNQMFSGAWYSSFKGRGMSFSEVREYAAGDDIRHIDWNVTARTGQPFVKVFEEERELTIMLMIDVSDSTFFGSTEYLKTEWITELAAVLAFSASQNQDKVGLLLFSDKVELYIPPKKGKQHILRLIREMLVVKPGKKKSGLDIPLKYLNGIMNKKCVCFICSDFQFNIPESSLRIVSKRHDLIGFQVLDPLELSMKSVGVIPVRDAETGEFTMLDSLDKFGLQLIQQNQENHNQKVRSAFLRSKADFMTLDLNASYTKSLIKFFKRRSV, encoded by the coding sequence ATGGAAGTTCAGGACTTGCTCACCAGGGTGAAGAGAATAGAGATTAAAACAAAATCCCTTACCAATCAAATGTTTTCAGGGGCATGGTATTCTAGTTTTAAAGGAAGGGGAATGTCCTTTTCTGAAGTCCGTGAATATGCTGCCGGAGACGATATAAGACACATAGACTGGAATGTCACCGCCAGAACTGGACAACCATTTGTAAAGGTGTTTGAAGAAGAACGTGAACTCACCATTATGTTAATGATTGATGTGAGTGATTCTACTTTTTTTGGAAGTACTGAATATCTCAAAACGGAATGGATTACAGAACTGGCAGCAGTTCTTGCCTTTTCTGCATCTCAAAATCAGGACAAGGTGGGATTGCTACTTTTTTCAGATAAAGTTGAACTTTACATTCCACCCAAGAAAGGCAAGCAACATATATTAAGACTTATCAGAGAAATGCTTGTTGTGAAACCCGGCAAAAAAAAATCAGGTCTTGATATTCCATTAAAATATCTTAACGGAATCATGAACAAAAAATGTGTTTGCTTTATTTGTTCTGATTTTCAATTTAACATTCCTGAATCGTCTCTTAGAATCGTTTCGAAAAGACATGATTTGATTGGTTTCCAAGTGTTGGATCCACTTGAATTAAGCATGAAATCAGTGGGTGTCATTCCTGTAAGAGATGCCGAAACCGGTGAATTTACTATGCTTGATTCACTGGACAAATTTGGTCTTCAGTTGATTCAACAAAATCAAGAAAATCACAATCAAAAAGTTCGCAGTGCATTTTTACGAAGCAAAGCAGACTTTATGACACTAGACTTGAACGCGTCTTATACCAAAAGTCTTATTAAATTTTTTAAACGAAGAAGTGTTTGA
- a CDS encoding transporter, producing the protein MKIKYFFLFIFFSILSFGAMSQTPVDNLMMNKGRICFAGIYTHDSWNQYWEGKLKRDNGNIGTLTRQTFMPMFSLGLTNKINLLAALPYVTAAPSAGQFIDQKGLQDIGLWLKTTLLNKTMGPGSFQVHGVIGFSTPAWNYNKDYQPFSLGLGAKEGSLRAIAHYQLNNGLFFRALGSYHLRSNITIERDFYYTDKPIYSNIVDMPDAIMFGFNLGGWWLNNTLNVYASYDGMVSLSGHDIRRQDMPFPSNKMNFSRAGLNIQYYFPFLKQMSVVISAMQVLDGRNFGQSSIYSGGLTYQFGIWNKSSN; encoded by the coding sequence ATGAAAATTAAATATTTTTTCTTGTTTATCTTTTTTTCAATTCTATCTTTCGGGGCAATGTCCCAAACTCCAGTGGACAATCTGATGATGAACAAAGGCAGAATTTGTTTTGCCGGAATATATACACATGATTCATGGAATCAGTACTGGGAAGGTAAGTTAAAAAGGGACAATGGGAATATAGGCACATTGACCAGACAAACCTTTATGCCAATGTTTTCACTTGGTCTTACCAATAAAATCAATTTGTTGGCTGCTCTTCCATATGTTACCGCTGCACCATCCGCCGGTCAGTTTATCGATCAAAAAGGTCTGCAGGATATTGGTCTTTGGCTAAAAACCACTCTCTTGAATAAAACTATGGGTCCAGGCAGTTTTCAAGTACACGGGGTCATAGGATTTAGTACTCCTGCTTGGAATTACAACAAAGATTATCAGCCTTTCAGTTTGGGACTTGGAGCAAAGGAAGGTTCTCTCAGGGCCATTGCGCATTATCAATTAAACAATGGATTATTTTTCAGAGCGCTGGGATCCTATCATTTAAGAAGCAACATCACCATCGAAAGAGATTTTTACTACACGGACAAACCCATCTACTCCAATATAGTAGATATGCCAGATGCTATCATGTTTGGTTTTAATTTAGGGGGCTGGTGGCTCAACAATACCCTGAACGTCTACGCAAGTTATGATGGAATGGTTTCTCTTTCTGGCCATGATATCAGAAGGCAGGACATGCCTTTCCCCTCCAATAAAATGAACTTTAGCCGAGCAGGTCTAAATATTCAATATTATTTTCCATTCCTAAAGCAAATGAGTGTTGTTATCTCTGCCATGCAAGTATTAGACGGCAGGAATTTTGGGCAATCTTCCATTTATTCCGGGGGCCTGACTTACCAGTTTGGAATATGGAACAAATCATCCAATTAA